Proteins encoded together in one Lathyrus oleraceus cultivar Zhongwan6 chromosome 5, CAAS_Psat_ZW6_1.0, whole genome shotgun sequence window:
- the LOC127080561 gene encoding uncharacterized protein LOC127080561 has translation MIKDEYFGEFEFLEMMEDEDAGESEFENDGESGFEDEDMILLFFGKDIKYQTTFVHPIRQKIQRVCFLYISWIKSSFEYSSLSIFTIFLSLCFEEIMEQSSSSNIMDNQRLPQHENMTNVSLPNMVNVMPAAENGVPNPHGDDLILDRETRIRLQNRGYAKTYLKRKNGRIENLEDKQNTLADIIGKEIPKTEVYTNFNSVIKSEINTLEHTLFEVNSNGEVLNVEMDTITDKLEQMKLSKEATDVEFIRKKNGGK, from the exons ATGATAAAAGATGAATATTTTGGTGAATTTGAGTTTTTAGAGATGATGGAAGATGAAGATGCAGGTGAATCTGAGTTTGAAAATGATGGTGAATCTGGTTTTGAAGATGAAGATAT GATTCTTCTTTTCTTCGGTAAAGATATTAAGTACCAAACTACATTTGTACATCCTATTAGACAAAAGATT CAAAGAGTATGTTTCCTCTATATAAGTTGGATAAAATCCTCATTTGAGTACTCATCTTTGTCTATCTTTACTATCTTCTTATCATT ATGCTTTGAAGAAATCATGGAACAATCATCAAGCTCTAACATAATGGATAATCAAAGGTTGCCACAACATGAAAATATGACTAATGTCTCTTTGCCTAATATGGTCAATGTCATGCCTGCTGCTGAAAATGGGGTCCCAAATCCTCATGGAGATGATCTAATTCTAGATCGTGAGACTAGAAT ACGTTTACAAAATCGAGGATACGCCAAAACCTATCTGAAGAGAAAGAATGGTCGCATCGAAAATCTGGAAGACAAACAAAATACATTAGCG GATATAATAGGTAAAGAAATTCCAAAGACTGAGGTTTACACAAACTTTAATTCTGTTATTAAGTCTGAAATTAACACTTTGGAACACACATTATTTGAAGTCAATTCAAATGGGGAGGTTCTAAATG TTGAGATGGATACGATAACCGATAAATTGGAGCAGATGAAATTATCCAAGGAGGCAACTGACGTAGAGTTCATCAGGAAGAAGAATGGAGGCAAATGA